A single Plasmodium yoelii strain 17X genome assembly, chromosome: 10 DNA region contains:
- a CDS encoding actin — MTSKNEITESLLCGGEDISALVVDLGFYSSKIGHNQEDTPRIFLNSICGEDIYDNGYINNVEEEKKGVGTNKLKFPLNIYNRHENVKIKPLFYKDSVSNEVILNSDVFEKILEYSIEGVDIKRVYECSDEIIDPFKIGGLNLNISEHPILLSESNIHNNKIREQMTEILFEKYNVAALYFAKKAKLTSFSLGRSNSLVIDIGFSSLNINGVYEGYVLQKNSMDYNIGGDYFDKLIYNKLQKNNVNILPYFCKSYIGNNNNGNIDLFKNIHNSYKEEAILDVIRYMKESVCKVRVEHNSFNGNSANESNNNETCKKSINSNESDNNLNNNSEYINNESYSLKEEFFELPDGFKINIDNYKYDIAEHLFKSSQFENNFKGLPQSVIDYIISSDVDIRKDLLQSIIITGGSSLFPGLSERLFYSLKESEAFANSIKVKILNMTSIVENKYSSWLGGSVLASLGTFQQLWVSKSEYLDSGHKLIFDRCF, encoded by the coding sequence ATGACCTCCAAAAATGAAATAACTGAAAGCCTTTTATGTGGTGGAGAAGATATCTCAGCACTTGTAGTTGATTTGGGTTTTTATAGTTCCAAAATAGGGCACAACCAAGAAGATACACCaagaatatttttaaatagcATATGTGGAGAGGATATATATGACAATggttatattaataatgtgGAAGAAGAAAAGAAGGGGGTAGGTACGAATAAATTAAAGTTTCcactaaatatatataatagacatgaaaatgtaaaaataaaaccttTATTTTATAAGGATAGTGTAAGTAATGAAGTTATATTAAATAGTGAtgtatttgaaaaaatattagaatATTCAATAGAAGGAGTAGATATAAAAAGAGTATATGAATGTAGTGATGAAATAATTGATCCTTTTAAAATAGGTggattaaatttaaatattagtGAGCATCCAATTCTTTTATCTGAATctaatatacataataataaaataagagAACAAATGACAGAAATactatttgaaaaatataatgttgcTGCATTATATTTTGCTAAAAAAGCTAAACTTACATCTTTTAGTTTAGGGAGATCAAATTCGCTAGTTATAGATATAGGGTTTAGCTCgttaaatataaatggtGTATATGAAGGATATGTTCttcaaaaaaattcaatGGATTATAATATTGGAGGTGATTATTTTGATaagttaatatataataagttgcaaaaaaataatgttaatattttgCCATACTTTTGTAAAAGCTATAtaggtaataataataatggaaatatagatttgtttaaaaatattcataattcATATAAAGAGGAAGCTATTTTAGATGTAATCAGATATATGAAAGAGAGTGTTTGTAAAGTTCGGGTTGAACACAATAGTTTCAATGGAAATAGTGCAAATgaaagtaataataatgagacttgtaaaaaaagtataaataGTAATGAAAGCGataacaatttaaataataattctgaatatattaataatgaaagTTATTCTTTAAAAGAagaattttttgaattacCAGATggatttaaaattaatatagataattataaatatgatattgctgaacatttatttaaaagtTCACAATTTGAAAACAATTTCAAAGGATTACCACAATCAGTTATAGATTATATTATATCATCTGATGTAGATATAAGAAAAGACTTATTACAATCTATTATAATAACAGGTGGATCTTCATTATTTCCAGGTTTATCTGAACgattattttattctttaaAAGAAAGTGAAGCTTTTGCTAATTCAattaaagtaaaaatattaaacatgACATCAATTGTGGAAAATAAATACTCATCATGGTTAGGTGGGTCTGTTTTAGCTAGCTTGGGTACATTCCAACAATTATGGGTCTCCAAAAGTGAGTACCTTGATTCAGGACACAAACTTATATTTGACAGGTGTTTTTAA
- a CDS encoding ERAD-associated E3 ubiquitin-protein ligase HRD1, putative: protein MEINMRLYILLSHLTMASILIYAFLKYDEFYSIIIYLSTEKFPKTIIYNFSLMAFILFCKLFLNFFIGELRYLEVEQLMDNARIFIMDTILFLVLSKPTINGKEVSSIVLIKYLSIIVILKVYHLILYSRVSHIFELGIPRVRVLVKLFIFMVLLSVSNLFMFRYFYKNSFKNSTMYLWLFFETLSIFESCQISIMKFFINIIDIRSPNGLPNKSTILFFLDIVHDILSLIIFLVFIFVFILNNFSNLPLHMAADIIHVVKTLITKFKSFKRYRELTKNIETKFINATEDELREAGTCIICRDELKIGSKKLECSHIFHIECLKSWFIQQQTCPICRREIKPYPNKKEDQKKPEQNEELKQSTPPLTPQEIIMKENFLPNHHFKYLNNIENQDSNNTENTLVDAFVQNSNMKKKIQILTDMCDYYRELSLSCLKEIDKINHYKVPASVMLRSIYGSRDYTGLNNIEDDVQKYLKKLHYVPEINDLRSYLEKILITDMKYTKDICASM from the exons atggaaataaataTGAGATTATATATACTCTTAAGCCATTTAACTATGGCTTCTATTCTCATTTATGCTTTTTTGAAGTATGACGAATTTTattcaattattatttatttgtcaACGGAGAAGTTTCCCAAAACG ATAATTTACAACTTCTCCCTGATGGcgttcatattattttgcaaGCTATTCCTAAACTTCTTTATTGGGGAATTGAGATATTTAGAAGTCGAGCAGCTAATGGACAATGCGCGAATATTTATTATGgatacaattttatttttagtttTATCAAAACCTACAATAAATGGAAAAGAAGTCTCTTCAATtgttttaattaaatatttatctattaTCGTCATTTTGAAAGTTTACCATTTAATTTTGTACTCCCGAGTTTCGCAC ATATTTGAGCTAGGAATTCCGAGAGTCCGAGTGCTTGTAAAATTGTTCATCTTCATGGTTCTTCTATCAGTTTCAAACTTATTTATGTTTagatatttttataagaattcatttaaaaattctaCAATGTATTTGTGGTTATTTTTCGAAACGCTAAGTATATTTGAATCATGCCAAATATCAATTatgaaattttttattaacataataGATATAAGATCACCAAACGGATTACCAAATAAATCaacaatattattttttttagatatAGTACATGATATATTAAgtttaattattttcttagtatttatttttgtttttattttaaataattttagtaATTTACCATTGCACATGGCTGCAGATATTATACATGTTGTTAAAACCCTTATAACAAAATTTAAGTCATTTAAAAGATATAGAGAGTTGACAAAAAATATCGaaacaaaatttattaacGCAACTGAAGATGAATTAAGAGAAGCAGGGACATGTATAATATGTCGagatgaattaaaaattgGATCTAAAAAACTTGAATGTTctcatatatttcatattgAATGCTTAAAATCATGGTTCATACAGCAACAAACATGTCCTATATGTAGAAGAGAAATAAAACCATACCctaataaaaaagaagatcAAAAAAAACCtgaacaaaatgaagaaCTAAAACAATCAACCCCTCCTCTTACTCCCCAAGAAATTATTATGAAAGAAAATTTTTTACCAAATCatcattttaaatatttgaataatatagaaaatcaAGATTCCAATAATACAGAAAATACTCTTGTGGATGCCTTTGTTCAAAATtcaaatatgaaaaaaaaaatccaaaTTTTGACTGACATG TGCGACTACTACAGAGAACTCTCCTTATCGTGTTTGAAAGAAATCGacaaaataaatcattataaGGTGCCAGCAAGTGTAATGCTTAGGAGTATATATGGTTCTCGTGATTACACAGGacttaataatatagaagatgatgttcaaaaatatttaaaaaaacttCATTATGTTCCAGAAATAAATGATTTAAGAAGTTATTTggagaaaatattaattacaGACATGAAATATACAAAAGATATTTGTGCATCAATGTAA